The Candidatus Roseilinea sp. sequence ATTCAGCAAGACCGACATGGACGCGATGTGGGCGCTGCGCAAGGCGATAGACCCGCTCGAGTTGGCCAACCGAGGCAAAGTCTTCCCCGGCAGCGAAGCGCCTGCCTTGCATCAGGTCGGAGCGCATCCTTTAGAGCGAGCCGGCGTGATCTCGCGGGAGTAGCGCGTATGAGCCCACTGCTTCACACTGCTATTCGAGAAAAAGAAGCCTTGCGCACGCTTCGATTCACGCACATCGCAGCCCCGATCGGCATTGCCCGTCATACGGCGTCCGGCAACGACGTATGCGTCGTTGACTGCGCCGCGCCACGATAGCGGCATATCCCATGTCTACTGACCTCGTGGACGAACTCCGAGCCACGATCAAATCGAGCACTTGTGTGCGTCCGCGCGGCGCGACAACGAAGCTGCGCGCGCCGGCCAACGGCTGCACAACGCTCGATATGCGACGGCTGGCCGGCGTAGTTGATTACCAGCCGACCGAATTCATCATCACGGCCTGGGCCGGCACGCCCGTGGCCGAAGTGCAAGGCCTGCTGGCCGAGCACGGACAGTACTTGCCGTTCGACCCATTGCTGACCGAACGCGGTGCGACGTTGGGCGGCACCGTCGCCGCGAATGCATGCGGGCCGGAGCGCTACCGCTATGGCGGCGTGCGCGATTTCATCATCGGCGCGCGCTTCATTGATGGCAACGGCAACTTGATCCACGGCGGCGGCAAGGTGGTGAAGAACGCCGCCGGCTTCGACTATCCCAAGCTCATGGTCGGCAGCCTGGGCCGACTGGGCGCGCTAGTGGAAGTGACATTCAAGGTCTTCCCCAAGCCGGAGGCTTACGCGACGCTGCGCGTGGATTGCCCCTCGCTCGGTGCCGCCCTGGCGCTGCTACCCAAGCTGACCAATTGCCCCTACGATCTCAACGCGATTGATCTGGTCATTGGCGCAGCCAACGAAGTGGCGATCTTCGTCCGCGTGGGTGGGCTAGCCGCCAGCCTGTCGCAGCGCATGGATCGCGTTCGGTCGCTGTGTGGCGGCGGCGAAATCGTCACCGGCGATGCCGAAGCGCAGCTCTGGCGCGACGCGCGCGAGTTCGCCTGGGTGGCCAAAGGTGTGCCGGTCGTCAAGGTGCCGCTGACGCCCAGCCGCATCCCCGCGCTGGACGCACGCGTCCCATTGGCGCGCCGGCGCTACAGCGTAGGCGGCAACGTAGCCTGGATTGCGACCTCTGCGCTCGATGAACTCGATGCAACGCTCAGTTCGCTCGATCTAGCCGGCCTGATCTTGCTGAGCGCGCCCGACGATCCGCGCATCGGGCGACGCACAAGCCACCCTTTCGCCGAGCGCGTGATACGCGCGCTCGATCCCCAAAATAAATTCGGCCAGGCCACACCCCGAAGCCCCCGTGTAAACTCTCCGGCAGATGCAACACGCGATTCCCGTTGATCAGCTTGGCCCCAACGGGCAAACCATGGCCGACGCCGTCGGCGCCTGCGTGCATTGTGGCTTCTGCCTGGCCGCCTGCCCAACCTACAAGGTGCTGGGCGAGGAGATGGATTCGCCACGCGGGCGCATCATCCTGATGCGCGACGTGCTGCAAGGCTCGCTCGCCGCAGAGGAAGCTGCGCCCTACCTCGACCGTTGCCTGGGATGCGTCGGCTGCGTGACGGCGTGCCCCTCCGGCGTGAAGTATGGCGAACTTATCACCGCCTACCGCGCGCATGCCGAGCCGCGGCGCACGCGCCCGGCGATGGACCGCCTGGCGCGACGGCTGGCGCTCGAGACGCTGCCCTACCCCGCTCGCTTTCGCGCAGCAGCAATGCTCGGCAAGCTCGCGCGGCCATTCAAGGGCGCATTGCCCGGCCAGCTCGCAGCGATGCTCGCCCTTCTACCGGAAGACATCCCGCTCAAGAGCGAGCCGCTGGCAGACATGTATCCGGCCATTGGCACGCGCCGGGCGCGTGTGGCGTTGCTGGTCGGATGCGTGCAACAGGTGCTTGCGCCGCAGATCAATCGCGCGACGATCCAGGTGCTGACCGCGCACGGCGTGGAGGTCATCATCCCGCAGGGCCAGGGCTGCTGCGGCGCACTGGGCATGCATATCGGCGATGCCGAGGGCGCCCGACGGCTCGCGGAGAAGAACCTGCGAGCCTTCCCACGCGACGTGGACGCGGTCGTGTCGAATACCGCCGGCTGTGGGTCGGCCATGAAGGAGTATGAGCTGCTCTTTCGCGGCGCGCCGCTGGAAGCGGTTGCGCGCGCGTTCGCGCATCGGGTGAGGGACGTCAGCGAGTTCCTCGACGAGCTGGGCCCGCGCGCGATGCGACCGCTGCCGCAGCCGCGGCGCGTCGCTTACCACGACGCCTGCCATTTGGCGCATGCGCAAGGCGTCTGGGGCGCGCCGCGCCGGTTGTTGAAAGCTATCCCCAACCTCACGCTGGTCGAAATCCCCGAAGGTGAGATCTGCTGCGGCTCAGCCGGCACATATAACATCGAGCACCCCGACATCGCCGACCGGTTGGGCGAGCGCAAAGCGCACGGCATCCTGGCCACCGGCGCCGAAGCCGTCGCCACGGGCAACATCGGCTGCCTGGTGCAAATCCGAACGCACCTGAAGCGCGCCGGCCGGCCGCTGCCGGTGATGCACGCGATGGAAATCCTGGCCCAGGCCCTGGGAGCAGCCGCGTGACTGCACACGCTCAGCCGTCGCGAGCGGCCGGATCGTCGCCGGACTTCGCCTGCGCCAACTGGGCCATCACGCAGCGAATCTCGCCATAGTCAATCGTGTCGGGCAACAGCGCCTTGATCGGCGCCAACCGCTCCGTCGAGTTCACCTGGGCGATCGCACGACGAATCTCCGCTTCAGCCGATTCGCTCACTACGCGGCGCAGCGCCAGCCGGCCCGCAGCGATGAGCTGCGCGGCGTGCATATACACTGTGCTCAGGCTCAGGCCGCGCTGGGCAGCCACTTCTCGAACGTTCAGGCCGGCGTCGAATAGTTTCGCCGTCGCATCCAACGAGTTCTGCTTCTCGAGCTGCCCCTGGGCTTGTGCGCGCGGCAGGGCGGGCAACCTAAATTGTGGATGTGGCTCGCCGCGCGCCTCGCGCACGTGAAAGTCGCAGCACGGCCAGGCGCGCACTTCGCTCGCGTCGCCGAAGTGCTCGACGAGCATCTGCTGCCGGCAGCGCGTGGTCGTCTCAGCATAAGCAATCATCTTATCAAGCTGGGCGCGCTTGTGCGCGCGCCAGCGCCGGACGTCGGCCTCGATCTGGCGCAGCGCATCTTCGTGCAGCTCGCCCAGCGCAAAAGACGTGACCTGAACATCCTCATGCCACGTTTCCAACGCGCCAACGCGCTCCAGGTGCGATAGGCCAACGCGCAGCTTGACTTCAGACAGGCGCGCCTCGCGGCACAGCGCATCGAGCGACAGTCGGGCCGCTCCCCTTTCCACGCACGAGGCGATCACCCGATGGAGTCGCACCAATTCATTGCGCGAAGGAGCATCGTTCTCGATGAACCACTCCTGCAGTTGGCGATCCTGGGGCGCATAAAGCAACATGCACTGCGCCGGCTTGCCGTCGCGCCCGGCGCGACCCGCCTCCTGGTAGTAGGCTTCGAGTGCGCCGGGGATGTTGTAGTGCACGACGAATCGCACATCGGGGCGATCCACGCCCATGCCGAACGCGTTTGTGGCGACCATGATGGCGTCTGCCTGGTCGAGGAAGGCATCCTGCGCCAGCACGCGCTGGCTGCGCTCCATGCCGCCATGGTAGACGTAGACCGGCGCCCCGTGTGCCGACTCAATCGTGGCGGCCAGCTCCTCGGCCTCGCGACGCGTGCCGACGTAGATAATTCCTGCGCCGCGCACCGCGCTCAGCACTTTGCGGATCGCGCGATGCTTCGATGCCAAGTCCGGCGTGAAGCGAACGTGAAAGACGAGGTTGGGACGCGCAAAGCCGGTGATCACGCGCTCGACCGCGGGTAACCCGAGCTGGCCGACGATATCATCCTGCACTTCGGGCGTAGCCGTCGCGGTGAGCGCGACGGTGACCGGCTCGCCCAGCGCCCTGCGCATGGCGCCGATGCGCAGGTAATCCGGGCGGAAGTCGTGCCCCCATTGCGAGATGCAGTGCGCCTCGTCCACTGCCAGCAGCGACACCCGCGCGCGCCGCAGCGCATGGACGAACGCTGCGCTGCGCAGGCGCTCCGGCGCAATGTAGACCAGCCGCCACTCGCCGCGCTCCAGCCCCTCGATGCGCTGCTGCTGCTCCGACATGCTGAGCGAGCTATTGATGAACGTGGCCGGGACGCCGATCGCGCGCAAGCGATCAACCTGATCCTTCATCAGCGCGATGAGCGGCGAAATCACCAGGGCCGTGCCCGGCAAGGCCATCGCGCAAAGCTGGTAGATCAGCGATTTGCCGCTGCCCGTCGGCATCACCACCAGGGTATTCCGTCCGGCCAGCAAATGCGCAATCGCCGCCCGCTGTCCGTCGCGAAAGCTGGTTAACCCAAAGCGCTCACGCAACAAGCGCAACAGCGCAGACTCATCGAACGACGCGGCCGGCGATTCAGGCATCGAGCAGAAGTGTAACACCGGCGCCGGCGCGGAGGCTCTCTCGCCCGACGCGGTCGGGGAAAGTCCGGCGCGGCTCAGACGGCTGTAATGTTCAGGGGATACGATCAATGTGGGTTTTACGGGAGGCGGGATATGCAAAAAATTCGTTCGTCCGAAATCACGCCGGAGCACGTGTATCTCTCACGACGACGGTTCATACGACTCGGCGCGCTGGCGCTCGGTTCAACCGCGTTGACGGCCTGCGGCGGCCAACTCGGCGAGACGCTCGCCGGCCGGCCGGCGCCCGCCGCGCCAACCCAGCCGGCAGACGCGGCCACCGATGCCCTCGGCATCAAGCGAGATGAATTCGGCGACCCGGCCAATTCGTTCGAGACGATCTCAACCTACAACAACTACTACGAATTCACTGAAGACAAAGAGGGCGTTGCCCAACTGGCGGCGAACTTCAAAGCCGAGCCTTGGAAGGTGACGGTGGGCGGCCTGGTGAGCAACCCGCGCACCTACGATATAGACGACCTGCGCCGCAAATTTGACCAGGAAGAGCGCATCTACCGGCTGCGCTGCGTCGAGGGCTGGTCTATGGTCATCCCGTGGATCGGCTTCCCCTTGCACAAACTGCTGGCGGAAGTGCAACCGAAGGCCGAGGCAAAATATGTGCGCTTCGAGTCGTTGCTCGATCCAAATCAGTACCCCAATCAAAGGCCACTGAGCCTTTACCCTTGGCCTTACACCGAAGGGCTGCGTCTGGACGAGGCGATGCACGACTTAACGCTGATGGTGACCGGCTTGTATGGCAGGCCACTGCCGAATTCCAACGGCGCGCCGTTGCGCCTGGCCGTGCCATGGAAGTACGGCTTCAAGAGCATCAAGGCCATCGTGAAGATCGAGCTGACGGCCGAGCAGCCCAAGACGCTATGGAACACGCTGGCGCCGCACGAATACGGCTTTTACTCCAACGTCAACCCGCAGCGCCCACACCCGCGCTGGTCGCAGGCCACCGAGCGGCGCATCGGCGAATCCGGTCGGCGCCCTACCCTCATGTTCAACGGCTACGCTGAAAGGGTTGCCGGGCTATACGCCGGGATGGATCTACAGGCGAACTACTGAAAGGACGGAACCGGGCAAAGGCCGGGCTGGGTTGGTGGGCGAAGGCCATGCCTCCGCCCACCCGGCCGCCGGGCTAAGCCATGAGCTGGCTCAGGGCGAACGGGTTGCGATTAGCGGTGCACATCGGCGCGCTTGCGCCGCTGGGCGTGATCATCCTGGACAATTATCGCTACAACCTCACCGCCAACCCGATCCAAGAGCTCACCGTGCGCACCGGCAAGGCTGCGCTGGTGCTGCTCGTGCTGTCGCTGGCCTGCACGCCCCTGAACACGGTCTTCGGCTTCCGGCAGGCCCTCCGCGTACGGCGCGCGTTGGGGCTATATGGCTTCATGTATGTCGTGCTGCATCTGGCCGTCTTCGCCGTGTTGGACTACGGGCTAGACCTGCAGATGATCGGGCAAACTATCGTCGAGAAGTACTACATCATCGCCGGATTCCTGGCCTTCCTAATCCTCATCCCGCTGGCGGTCACTTCCACGCGCGGCTGGATGGCGCGCTTGGGCAAGCGCTGGAAGTCGCTACACCAGCTCGTTTATCTGGCCGTTCCGCTCGCCGTAATGCACTTTGCGCTGCTGGTTAAATCGTTGAGCAGCCGGCCCGAACCGCTGATCTTCGGCGCAGCCACCATCATGTTGCTGGCCTTGCGCGTCTCTGGAGTGCGCCGGGCCAGCGCGCATTGCGCCTCAAAAGCACGCTGCTATTTTCGCAGCGCGTTTAAGCCAACGCAACGACAAGCCGCTTGGCCAACCGGCGACCGATCTGGGCATCCACCCGAAGATGCTATATCGGGGACAGCGTGAGGGGCGCGGGGGCCGCATGGCCCGGACGCGCCTCGCACCGGGCAACGGTCGCGCGCGATGACGCGTGGACGCAACGCGAACCGCGCGTTGGCGCGCGACATTGCGGCGCGACTTAGGCCGAAATTCAACTGCTCAGCACCCGGTCCAGCGCCTCGCCGGTGACGCGCACCGCCTCCTCAACCGACATGGCGCGGATCGCTTGGTTGAACGGCTCCACGGTGATGGGGCCGTCGTAACCGATCTTGCGCAACGCAGACAGGAAACCCCGAATGTCAATGACGCCGCTGGCACCCACCATCTGGCGCTCGCCATCTATTTGCTCATCAGGGGCGCGCCCGGCGGTTGCGTCGTTGACGTGTACGTACACCACCTCACGCGGGTCGAGGCATTCGAGGTCGCGCACCGCTGCGTGAGCGGTGTACCAATGGAAACAGTCCAACAACAAGCCGACATTGTGCGTATGTGCGCCTACGGCCGCCGCCAGTGCGCGCATCCCGTCCAGAGTGTGGACGAAGTCGTGCTTGAACCTTGCGCGCAGCGTGGCCGGGCCGATAAACTCCATCCCCAGGCGCAGGCCGTGCTCGGCCAACACAGCAGCCACGCGCTGTAGGCGCGGGACCGCAAAGTCCCAGTGTTGGTAGAAGTTGAGCGTATTCGAGCCTGGCGCGATCCACGTCACGCAGCGTGTGCATCCCAACGCTGCAGCGAGGCGCGCCTCTTCGGCCAGCCGCATCAGACTCTCCTCGAAAGCGGCGTCGCTATCGCCCTCGCGCCACTTCGCGCTTAGGCCGATTGCGCCCGGACGCAAGCCGGTCTGCGCGAACCACTCCTGGGCGGCTTGGAGCGACTGCGATTCGGCGAATTTCATCAAGTAATCTAGATCTAGGTCTACGCCGGCGAAGCCATACTGCTTGGCTAGCGCACACGTCCGGTCGAACGGGACCGCATGTCCTAGCGCTCCGGTGTTGAGATTTTTGAACATGCGATGAGTGTAGCGCGAGGCCGGATCCCCTCAGGTCCAAAGCATAGGGTATACAATCATCTTGTGAATGTAGCTTTATAGAAAGGCATACTTGCTCGTGCTGTGCCGCGCATCCATGCAACGGGTGCAATGCTGGGTTCTGCGCTATGGAGTACAAGGACTATTACAAGACGCTCGGGGTAGACCGCAACGCCGATCAGGAGACGATCAAGAAGGCGTTTCGCAAGTTGGCGCGTCAGTACCACCCGGACGCCAACAAAGGCGACAAAAAGGCCGAAGAGAAGTTCAAGGAGATCAACGAGGCCTACGAAGTGCTCAGCGATCCGGAGAAACGCAAGCTGTACGATCGGATGGGCACCAGCTACCGGGAGTATCAGCGCGCCGGCGGGAACCCACGCGACTACGACTGGAGCCAGTGGGCGAACAGCGGCGACTTCCCCTTTGGCTTCGGCCAGGGCGCGCGCCGCGTATACGAGCAGGATATTGACCTGGGCGAGTTTATCCGCCAGATATTCAGCGGCGGGCAGACGGTCAGCCAGCCGCGCGATTTTCAACAGGGCGTGGAGATCACGCTGGAAGAGGCGTATCACGGCACGACCCGGCTGGTGCTGCAAACGCCCCGGCCAGCCTGATATCGAGGTGAAAATCCCACCCGGTGTGAAGACCGGCTCGCGCGTGCGCGTGCGCGGGCATGGCGGCAAGAACGCGCGCGGGCAAGCCGGCGACCTCTACCTCGTGATTGAAGTCAAGCCGCACCCGACCTACGAGCGCAAAGACGATGACCTCTATCGCGATATGCCGGTAGACGCCTTCACTGCCATGTTGGGCGGCGAAGCGCAAGTGGACACCCTGGCCGGGCCGATCGCGGTCAAAGTGCCGCCCGGCACATCGTCCGGCAAACTCATCCGCGTGCGCGGGCGCGGCATGCCGAAACTCAACAAGCCCGGAGAATATGGGCGACTTGTATCTGCGCGTCTCGATCACCGTGCCCACCGACCTCACCGATGCAGAACGGGAGCAACTGGCAAAGATCGCCCGTCGTCGCGCCGGCCGCTAACACGACGCGAGCGATGACGGTGGCCTAACCCACTCGCTTGGCCATGATCACCCGCTCACGCAACATCGGCTTGAAACCCAGCGCCTTGTAGGCCGGCGCCGATGCGCGCAAGTGCCCTCCGCTGCCCGGCTCTACATCCAGCGTGGACGACGCATCGGCTGCGGCATCCAGCACCGCCTTCAACACCTGCATCTCGTGCGGCGTGCTCCACAGGGCCTGATCCAGCCAGAGCGTGATGACGCAATGCGCCGGCCCGCCCCGCAGATGGGCCACGCCCACTTCATCGGGTGGGCGAATCAGCAAGTAAATCTGGCCGCCGTTCAACTGCGCCATGTGCCATGGGAGCAGGTCGGCCTGGACGAGGTCGCTGCACCAGGCATCCCCCTGACTCGCTGCCACGCCGACCCAGTAGTGCAACTGCGCATCGGCTTCGCGGCCGGCGAGCGGCTCGACGCGGGCGCGCTCGGCGCGGATGGGGAGCGCATGGCCGAGTTGACGACGCATGAACTGCGGACGATAGCGCCGGTAGCCACACGCCAACGCGCAGCGCGTCGCCGGCAGGTTATCCGAGGGCACGGCCATCCATACCCAGCGCAAGCCCGCCTGACGCACCATGCCCTCTGCGCTCTCGAGCATCGTGCGCGCCAGGCCGCGACGCCGCAGATCCGGCGCAACAGCCAACAGGCGAATGCGCGCCGCGACGTTGCCGCGCTCGATCAACATCAGGCCCGCCGGCTCGAAGTTCAGCATGCACACGTAGGGCGATCCCGAGACCGGCAGCACCATACCGGCCAGCGCCTCCCGCCCGAGCGGACGACGCATCCACGCACCGAACGACTCATCGAGCGCCCCCACGTCGTCGGCGTCAAGCTGGGTCAGCAGGCGCCTCAACTCCATGATTCCAGCCGGGACGACCTGCGCACCGATCGTAGGCATACAGGTGACGAATCTATCACACACCGTATGTGGTGATCGGCGCCGGTCGTGCGTCTGGCCAATCGGGAGATCGAGGGGTGAGCATATACTCAGCCCCGTGAATGCACAACACGCCCAAATCAATGATCGAGGCCGGGCGCGTCATTGCCATCCTGCGCGGCGACTACACCGGATACTTCCGACAGATCGCGCGCGCCCTGGCAGACGCCGGCATCACTGCGGTCGAAGTCACCCTG is a genomic window containing:
- a CDS encoding 2-hydroxy-acid oxidase — its product is MSTDLVDELRATIKSSTCVRPRGATTKLRAPANGCTTLDMRRLAGVVDYQPTEFIITAWAGTPVAEVQGLLAEHGQYLPFDPLLTERGATLGGTVAANACGPERYRYGGVRDFIIGARFIDGNGNLIHGGGKVVKNAAGFDYPKLMVGSLGRLGALVEVTFKVFPKPEAYATLRVDCPSLGAALALLPKLTNCPYDLNAIDLVIGAANEVAIFVRVGGLAASLSQRMDRVRSLCGGGEIVTGDAEAQLWRDAREFAWVAKGVPVVKVPLTPSRIPALDARVPLARRRYSVGGNVAWIATSALDELDATLSSLDLAGLILLSAPDDPRIGRRTSHPFAERVIRALDPQNKFGQATPRSPRVNSPADATRDSR
- a CDS encoding glycolate oxidase iron-sulfur subunit, with the protein product MADAVGACVHCGFCLAACPTYKVLGEEMDSPRGRIILMRDVLQGSLAAEEAAPYLDRCLGCVGCVTACPSGVKYGELITAYRAHAEPRRTRPAMDRLARRLALETLPYPARFRAAAMLGKLARPFKGALPGQLAAMLALLPEDIPLKSEPLADMYPAIGTRRARVALLVGCVQQVLAPQINRATIQVLTAHGVEVIIPQGQGCCGALGMHIGDAEGARRLAEKNLRAFPRDVDAVVSNTAGCGSAMKEYELLFRGAPLEAVARAFAHRVRDVSEFLDELGPRAMRPLPQPRRVAYHDACHLAHAQGVWGAPRRLLKAIPNLTLVEIPEGEICCGSAGTYNIEHPDIADRLGERKAHGILATGAEAVATGNIGCLVQIRTHLKRAGRPLPVMHAMEILAQALGAAA
- the msrP gene encoding protein-methionine-sulfoxide reductase catalytic subunit MsrP produces the protein MQKIRSSEITPEHVYLSRRRFIRLGALALGSTALTACGGQLGETLAGRPAPAAPTQPADAATDALGIKRDEFGDPANSFETISTYNNYYEFTEDKEGVAQLAANFKAEPWKVTVGGLVSNPRTYDIDDLRRKFDQEERIYRLRCVEGWSMVIPWIGFPLHKLLAEVQPKAEAKYVRFESLLDPNQYPNQRPLSLYPWPYTEGLRLDEAMHDLTLMVTGLYGRPLPNSNGAPLRLAVPWKYGFKSIKAIVKIELTAEQPKTLWNTLAPHEYGFYSNVNPQRPHPRWSQATERRIGESGRRPTLMFNGYAERVAGLYAGMDLQANY
- a CDS encoding sugar phosphate isomerase, with translation MFKNLNTGALGHAVPFDRTCALAKQYGFAGVDLDLDYLMKFAESQSLQAAQEWFAQTGLRPGAIGLSAKWREGDSDAAFEESLMRLAEEARLAAALGCTRCVTWIAPGSNTLNFYQHWDFAVPRLQRVAAVLAEHGLRLGMEFIGPATLRARFKHDFVHTLDGMRALAAAVGAHTHNVGLLLDCFHWYTAHAAVRDLECLDPREVVYVHVNDATAGRAPDEQIDGERQMVGASGVIDIRGFLSALRKIGYDGPITVEPFNQAIRAMSVEEAVRVTGEALDRVLSS
- a CDS encoding hypothetical protein (possible pseudo, frameshifted); translation: MEYKDYYKTLGVDRNADQETIKKAFRKLARQYHPDANKGDKKAEEKFKEINEAYEVLSDPEKRKLYDRMGTSYREYQRAGGNPRDYDWSQWANSGDFPFGFGQGARRVYEQDIDLGEFIRQIFSGGQTVSQPRDFQQGVEITLEEAYHGTTRLVLQTPRPA
- a CDS encoding hypothetical protein (possible pseudo, frameshifted) → MKTGSRVRVRGHGGKNARGQAGDLYLVIEVKPHPTYERKDDDLYRDMPVDAFTAMLGGEAQVDTLAGPIAVKVPPGTSSGKLIRVRGRGMPKLNKPGEYGRLVSARLDHRAHRPHRCRTGATGKDRPSSRRPLTRRER